The Montipora capricornis isolate CH-2021 chromosome 6, ASM3666992v2, whole genome shotgun sequence genome has a window encoding:
- the LOC138050368 gene encoding uncharacterized protein, with the protein MQYTFRLAVQAIESWKAHQLRSLQQDKARITALESLDESSVLITQDWAMKWLPQRYRETQADWFGKRGISWHVSVVVRRLAGQLEQQTFVHILEECSQDAHAVVRVLQHTLRSLKVEHPEIKFAALRQDNAGCYHSVAMLSACRLMGTATGIHVKRVDFSDPQGGKGPCDRKAATIKTHVRQYINEGHDVLTAHDFKEAMLSHGGINGVRVTLVTDFLEKPQQEMTGRWEGISSFNNFLYQEDCVTVWKAYNIGKGKSIPWSQLQGNRYN; encoded by the coding sequence ATGCAGTATACTTTCCGCCTTGCAGTGCAGGCCATAGAGTCTTGGAAAGCGCACCAACTTCGGTCTTTGCAACAAGACAAGGCAAGAATCACTGCTCTAGAAAGTCTAGATGAGTCATCGGTACTAATAACCCAGGACTGGGCTATGAAGTGGCTACCACAAAGATACCGGGAGACTCAAGCTGACTGGTTCGGCAAGAGGGGTATCTCGTGGCATGTCAGCGTAGTAGTTCGGAGGTTGGCCGGTCAACTGGAGCAGCAGACCTTTGTCCACATTTTAGAAGAGTGCAGCCAGGACGCCCATGCTGTTGTCCGAGTTCTCCAACACACACTGAGGTCTCTGAAAGTTGAACATCCCGAGATAAAGTTTGCGGCACTTAGACAAGACAACGCTGGGTGCTACCACAGTGTGGCAATGCTATCAGCGTGCCGTCTTATGGGGACGGCAACTGGAATCCATGTCAAAAGAGTCGACTTCAGTGACCCTCAAGGAGGCAAAGGCCCTTGCGACAGGAAAGCCGCTACCATCAAGACTCACGTGCGACAATACATTAACGAAGGCCACGATGTGCTGACAGCGCACGATTTTAAAGAAGCCATGCTGTCTCATGGAGGGATTAATGGGGTTCGTGTAACCTTAGTCACTGACTTCCTCGAGAAGCCACAACAGGAGATGACAGGCCGCTGGGAGGGAATCAGTAGCTTTAACAACTTCCTCTACCAGGAGGACTGTGTCACAGTTTGGAAAGCATACAACATCGGGAAGGGAAAAAGTATCCCATGGTCTCAATTACAAGGTAACCGCTACAACTGA